The segment AGTGAGATAGGGACCACACCCGGTGTACTGATAAATCGTACTCCCATAGACCATGCTGCTCGTGATCTCAACGGGAGCGCAGGAGCTATAGGTGCTGTCGAACCAATCGTGTTGCTTGACCGCAGGACCGGGATTCCCGGTGAGGCCGTAGTTCTGCGTCAGCACATAACTGTCGTAGCGAATCTTGTACTGCCAGTACCACTCGGCTCCATCGCCACTGCCAGGAGGATGAAAGTTCTTCCCTAATGGCAATGCCCAGAGTCCATCACACCCCGACATGCTATCGCCGGGGCAGGCGGCATTACTCGGGAAGGCGATCCGCATCGCTCCAGCGCCCTCAGTCATCTGCGTATTGGTGATAACCGGATGATTGACGCCCTGGTTGGCCCCCGAGCAGCAGTTGGACATGAACGTGTAGCTGCCGTAGTCGTTGAGCGAGCCCTGTGTCGTCCTGCAAAAGTTGCTCGACCCCGGACAGGCGCTCCCTTCCACGTTGAAGCCGCGATCCCCCGGCGTGTTGAAGCCTTCGCAGATGAAGACGCCAGCCGCCGCACAGCGGGTGGCGAACGACACTGCAGCGTCTGTAGAGCCAGCATACAGACACCCCAACACCAATAATATTCCGAACAACCAGCGCTTCATAATCGCTCCTTTCCCCTGTTTGAATGGTCGTCTTTGCTTCCAGATGATCAAGGTCGCTTTGTGATTACGCGATTTATGCTATTTATATCACACGTATGTCCACGTCAGAAAATGCTTTTGCTGACTTCATTCGAAAAACTGCTCTCTGTACCAGAAGCGTCGAACGCTGTGACGACAAAGAAATATGTGGTTCCTGACTGTAGTCCTGTCGATACGTAAGTCGTCACACTGCCTTGAAGAGTCGCAGTAGGCGCTCCATAGGCACCGGATGCCGTTGCACGATACACCTTGTAGCCTGACACGTTGCTAGATGTGCTTGCATTCCAGGTCAAGGTAGCTGATGAGGTTGAAGGTGAATTGACAGTCAGGACTACTCCTACCTGTTGTGAGGTAGCTCCTGACGCCGCCACTGTAATCGTACCGTTGTAGGTTCCAGCGGCAAGTCCCGCAGTATTCACACTCGCCGTCAATGTGCCATTACCGGAACCAGAACTGGGAGTGAGTGCTAACCAAGAAGCGTTATCGGTTGCCGCCCACGTCAGCGTTCCTCCGCTGTTGGTCACAGTGACGGTCTGGTTTGACGGATTTGCCGCCCCCTGGGTTGCTGCGTACGAGAGACTTATGGGGCTGAGACTGATTGTCGGGGCGGCCGTCACGGTAAACGCGACGGGGACGGTGACGGGCGTGGCGCCGGTAGCACTGAGGGTGACGGTGGCGCTATAGCTACCGGCGGCTAAAGTGCCGAGTGCTGCACTGACGGCAACGGAGCCATTACCCGTGCCAGAGGCGGGTGACACGGTCAACCAGGCAGCGTTGTCACTCGCACTCCAACTTAACGTCCCGCCGCCGGTGTTGCTGATGCTGAGGGTCTGAACCGCGGGATTCCCGCTGCCTTGCTGGGCTGTAAAAGATAAACTGGTCGGGCTCGCGCCGATGGCCGGCGGGACCGGAGCGGGTGGCGAAGATGGAGCTGAAGAAGATGAAGGAGTCACTAGTTGAGAGAGTCCTGGCATTTCCGCTGCAAGATTGGACATCGACCGACCTCCTGTAGGTACAGTCGCTCCATTTGAACCATTTGTTGAACCAGCTGCGGTCGTTGCACCCGCAAAAGTGGTTGTTCCGGTCGATGAACTGCGAGGAGCGATCGTATTCGGAGTTGCCGTAGTTATCGTGGTGGTCGCAGCTGAAGGCATAAGTGCTGTTGGCACCGTCGTGGGGGAAGCTAGCGGGGCGGTCTTGCTCGAAAGTGAAGTGTCCTGCGATTGAGCGGTCGCATTGTTCGGTGGAGATGTTGAACCGGCCGTCGAAGTTATTGGTTTGGATGCATCAAACGGGGTCGGCTGAAGTGTAGCAGCGAGAGGACTCTGTGGTTTCCGAATGAGTCGATGGGGGACTGCCTTCGCCGTCTGTACATTTTTCCCTTCAGTTGATGTCTGTGAGGAGTTCCCTGATTTGATTAGGGATTTCTGGTTCGTGGTCTGCACTGTCAGACTGGATGACTGAGCCGCACTATCCTCCGCAAAAAACACGAACGCAAGAATAGCTATTACACAGACCCCAATTTGGGCCGTGCTCGCGTGTCCCATTTGACTTCGTAACTGGTCCACCACATGGTGCATGGTCTGGGTCCTCCGTGTCGCAAACCTGCCAGCGCACCAACTGATTACGATTAAGAAAAACATCAAAATCTCTCCAATCAGCGCTACGATTCACCACATATCAGCATATGCCTCGAACTGTAGGGGATCGAGCAAGACTAATGCCTCTAATCTCTCAGCAGGTGAAGCACGTCAGGTGCCCAATAAATCTCGGTAAAACAACAGAATAGAAATGTGTTGCCGTAAGATGCGCTAGGCAAGTGGTGGAATCGATCGATGTATAGTAATTAGAATATGTACAC is part of the Nitrospiraceae bacterium genome and harbors:
- a CDS encoding fibronectin type III domain-containing protein, which encodes MSNLAAEMPGLSQLVTPSSSSAPSSPPAPVPPAIGASPTSLSFTAQQGSGNPAVQTLSISNTGGGTLSWSASDNAAWLTVSPASGTGNGSVAVSAALGTLAAGSYSATVTLSATGATPVTVPVAFTVTAAPTISLSPISLSYAATQGAANPSNQTVTVTNSGGTLTWAATDNASWLALTPSSGSGNGTLTASVNTAGLAAGTYNGTITVAASGATSQQVGVVLTVNSPSTSSATLTWNASTSSNVSGYKVYRATASGAYGAPTATLQGSVTTYVSTGLQSGTTYFFVVTAFDASGTESSFSNEVSKSIF